In Lacrimispora indolis DSM 755, a genomic segment contains:
- a CDS encoding DNA methyltransferase: MDYLKFLKSKIEIATDTGFTVDRSSINKALKFHQSDAVAWALKGGCRALFESFGLGKTVQEIEFCYQVIRKFGGKALIVCPLGVKQEFIRDAQNILGYEKPVYVRTMKEVEAAGAGILITNYERVRDGDIDPSYFTATSLDEASVLRSFGSKTYQTFLDKFKEVPYKLVATATPSPNKYKELIHYAGYLGVMDTGQALTRFFQRDSTKANNLTLYPNMEDEFWLWVSSWALFITKPSDVNPDYSDAGYILPPLDVRWHELPINYGDTADRDGQFQLFNEAAAGLKEAAQVKRESIDVRTEKMKEILESDPEAHFIIWHDLEAERLAIKKAVPGVVDIYGSQDYETREQRVIDFSEGSCQYFATKKELSGSGCNFQKHCHREIFLGIDYEFNDFIQAIHRCFRFLQDKSVIIDIIYMENEREIKDVLLEKWKNHNHMVEKMIEIVRKYGLSAAGKEKRLERKMGVETVKVKGKKYTAVYDDCVEETRRMESNSVGLIHTSIPFGNHYEYSANYNDFGHNQDTERFFEQMDFLTPELFRMLQPGRVAAIHVKDRVLFGNATGTGMPTVEPFHSLCISHYMKHGFQYFGMITIVTDVVRENNQTYRLGWTEQCKDGSKMGAGCPEYILLFRKLPTDRSTAYADVPVHKTKEEYTRAQWQIDAHGFWRSSGDRLIRKEELENVSVKNLQAIYRKYSRDHVYDYKEHVELAKKLDTEGKLPATFMVVAPGSWTWEVWDDINRMRTLNTTQSRRRAQLHVCPLQLDIAERIINRYSNEGDLVADPFAGLMTVPMTAIKMGRRGYGIELNPDYFRDGVGYLQAAEDNIDTPTLFDFMPEIIS, encoded by the coding sequence ATGGATTATTTAAAGTTTTTGAAATCCAAGATTGAGATTGCAACAGATACGGGTTTTACAGTAGATCGTAGCAGTATCAACAAGGCATTGAAATTTCATCAGAGTGACGCAGTTGCATGGGCTCTGAAGGGCGGTTGTCGGGCATTATTTGAAAGTTTCGGATTGGGAAAAACTGTTCAGGAAATAGAATTCTGTTATCAGGTTATAAGAAAGTTTGGCGGCAAAGCCCTTATTGTTTGTCCATTAGGTGTTAAGCAAGAATTCATAAGGGATGCTCAAAATATTCTCGGTTATGAAAAGCCAGTATATGTTAGGACTATGAAAGAAGTTGAAGCTGCAGGTGCCGGTATTCTGATTACAAATTATGAACGTGTTCGTGATGGAGATATTGATCCAAGCTACTTTACGGCAACGTCTCTTGATGAAGCCAGCGTCCTCCGGAGCTTTGGAAGTAAGACTTATCAAACCTTTTTGGACAAGTTCAAAGAGGTTCCGTATAAATTGGTAGCCACGGCTACGCCTAGCCCGAACAAATACAAAGAACTGATACACTACGCAGGATATTTGGGAGTTATGGATACCGGGCAGGCTTTGACAAGGTTCTTTCAGCGGGATTCTACAAAGGCCAATAATTTAACCCTATACCCGAACATGGAAGATGAGTTCTGGTTATGGGTGAGCAGCTGGGCATTATTTATTACAAAGCCTTCTGATGTAAATCCAGATTATTCAGATGCTGGATATATTCTTCCACCTTTAGATGTAAGGTGGCATGAACTTCCTATAAATTACGGAGACACAGCAGATAGAGATGGCCAGTTCCAGTTATTTAACGAAGCGGCGGCCGGCCTGAAAGAAGCAGCGCAGGTAAAGCGTGAGAGTATTGATGTTAGAACGGAGAAGATGAAAGAGATTCTTGAATCTGATCCGGAGGCTCATTTTATTATATGGCATGACCTGGAAGCGGAGAGACTTGCAATTAAGAAAGCGGTACCTGGAGTTGTTGATATTTATGGTTCCCAGGATTATGAAACCAGGGAACAAAGGGTTATAGACTTTTCAGAGGGCAGTTGCCAGTATTTCGCAACAAAAAAAGAGTTATCAGGATCTGGTTGCAATTTCCAGAAACATTGTCACAGAGAAATATTTCTGGGGATCGATTATGAATTTAATGACTTTATCCAGGCTATTCACAGATGTTTCCGTTTCCTCCAGGATAAGTCGGTAATTATTGATATTATCTACATGGAAAATGAGAGAGAAATAAAAGACGTATTGCTGGAAAAGTGGAAGAATCACAATCACATGGTTGAAAAAATGATTGAGATTGTGAGAAAGTATGGATTGTCAGCAGCAGGGAAAGAAAAACGCTTGGAGCGGAAGATGGGAGTTGAAACAGTGAAGGTCAAAGGGAAGAAGTATACGGCAGTTTACGATGATTGCGTAGAAGAAACAAGGCGTATGGAAAGTAACAGTGTTGGCCTGATTCATACATCAATACCTTTCGGAAACCATTACGAATATTCGGCCAATTATAATGATTTCGGGCATAATCAAGATACAGAAAGATTCTTTGAGCAGATGGATTTCCTTACACCGGAACTTTTTAGAATGCTGCAACCTGGACGAGTGGCCGCTATTCATGTTAAGGACCGTGTGCTTTTCGGAAATGCAACAGGGACCGGAATGCCAACTGTAGAGCCGTTTCATTCACTTTGTATTAGCCATTATATGAAACATGGCTTTCAGTATTTTGGCATGATTACGATTGTTACAGACGTGGTGAGGGAAAACAATCAAACATACCGGCTTGGGTGGACCGAGCAATGCAAAGACGGTTCTAAAATGGGAGCAGGTTGTCCAGAATATATTTTACTCTTTAGAAAACTACCTACTGACAGATCAACAGCTTATGCAGATGTCCCTGTTCATAAGACCAAAGAAGAATATACCAGGGCGCAATGGCAGATAGACGCTCACGGATTTTGGAGATCTTCAGGTGACCGCCTTATTAGAAAAGAGGAATTAGAAAATGTTTCAGTAAAGAATCTTCAGGCTATTTATCGAAAATATAGCAGGGACCATGTTTATGATTATAAAGAGCATGTAGAGCTGGCTAAGAAACTTGATACGGAAGGTAAACTCCCAGCTACATTTATGGTGGTTGCGCCGGGAAGCTGGACATGGGAAGTATGGGACGATATTAACCGTATGCGCACCTTAAATACTACACAGAGCCGGAGAAGAGCACAGCTCCATGTATGCCCTTTACAGCTGGATATTGCAGAACGAATTATTAACAGATATTCCAACGAAGGCGACCTTGTAGCGGATCCGTT